From a single Lolium rigidum isolate FL_2022 chromosome 7, APGP_CSIRO_Lrig_0.1, whole genome shotgun sequence genomic region:
- the LOC124670346 gene encoding probable inactive receptor kinase At5g10020: MAVLQVLVFLLLFGGGAAGDDVSSLLEFKKGISDRDQSPVLGSWSPPDTPDAGGGGDACPAGWRGVVCDGGAVVGLTLDGLGLAGELKLTTLAGMRALQNLSLAGNAFSGRLPPAIGYLSSLRHLDLSGNRFYGPIPGRLADLAGLVHLNLSCNNFSSGFPTDGIRELQNLRRVDLRRNSFWGNAGDLLTELRNAEYIDLSDNLFTGAVDLELDSLTSIGNTARYMNLSHNKLNGGFFRNETVGAFKNLEVLDLSNTGIAGMVPRLDSWFSLSVFKLAGNGLFGMMPETLLHSSMRLVEVDLSRNGFSGPMPVVNSTTLKMLNLSSNMLTGSLPSTVGKCTSVDLSGNLLTGELAILRSWDGIVEGIDLSSNKLEGSYPNDVSQFQNLVSLKLRNNSLSGSVPSVLGTYQKLSFLDLSLNALGGPVLPVFILSPTLTVLNLSGNNFSGIIPFQSPHSTESIMLSSQPALKIVDLSSNSLSGQLPPEISNLQRLESLSLAMNELSGEIPDEINKLQGLEYVDLSHNHFTGRIPDMPQTGLKMFNVSYNDLRGTLPKSVEKFPLSCFKPGNDFLIFPDGLPTGNINDPGVAQSQASQGHGHKAGVKVALIVGCIGAVLLVVFIALAIYVVRSQELCGRNGFRGQLTIRDLKVGKLSRPNLFKTPKDNVMPTKTSFSNDHLLTSAARSMSAQKELLAEAAVEYGYADPKEAVESTSSGVAGTSAAVSARESSPRSALPSSPHFADSRFHEEPVTFEVYSPDRLVGELIFLDSNLVFTPEDLSRAPAEVLGRSSHGTTYKAALQSGHVLTVKWLRVGLVKHKKEFTKEIKRIGTIRHPNIVSWRAFYWGPKEQERLIISDYVNGDSLALYLYESTPRRYSRLSVCQRLKIAIDLARCLQFLHHEKGLPHGNLKPTNIFLTGPDLSPKLVDYCLHRFTTSSGIAEQILNLGALGYRAPELATAAKPMPSFKADVYAFGVVVLEMLTRKSAGDIISGQSGAVDLTDWVQMCNREGRGTDCFDRDIAGLEESPRVMDELLAISLRCILPVNERPNMKTVCDDLCSITA, from the exons ATGGCCGTGCTCCAAGTTCTCGTCTTTCTGCTTCTtttcggcggcggcgccgccggcgacgacgTGTCCTCGCTGCTCGAGTTCAAGAAGGGCATCTCGGACCGGGACCAGAGCCCCGTGCTGGGATCCTGGTCCCCGCCGGACACGcccgacgccggcggcggcggggatgcgTGCCCCGCCGGCTGGCGCGGCGTGGTCTGCGACGGCGGCGCGGTCGTCGGCCTCACGCTCGACGGGCTCGGCCTCGCCGGGGAGCTCAAGCTCACCACGCTCGCCGGCATGCGCGCGCTGCAGAACCTCTCCCTCGCCGGCAACGCCTTCTCCGGCCGCCTGCCCCCCGCCATCGGCTACCTCTCCTCGCTCCGCCACCTCGACCTCTCCGGCAACCGCTTCTACGGCCCCATCCCCGGCCGCCTCGCCGACCTCGCCGGCCTCGTCCACCTCAACCTCTCCTGCAACAACTTCTCCTCCGGCTTCCCCACCGACGGGATCCGGGAGCTCCAGAACCTGCGCCGCGTCGACCTCCGCAGGAACTCCTTCTGGGGGAATGCCGGCGATCTGCTCACCGAGCTGCGCAATGCCGAGTACATTGATCTCAGCGACAACCTCTTCACCGGCGCTGTCGATTTGGAGCTCGACAGCTTGACCAGCATCGGGAACACCGCCAGGTACATGAATCTCAGCCACAACAAGCTCAACGGCGGCTTCTTCCGCAACGAAACGGTGGGGGCGTTCAAGAACTTGGAGGTTCTTGATTTGAGCAACACTGGGATTGCTGGGATGGTGCCGAGGCTCGATTCTTGGTTCTCACTCTCGGTCTTCAAGCTGGCCGGCAATGGCCTTTTTGGGATGATGCCTGAGACGCTCCTGCATAGTTCGATGCGGCTTGTTGAGGTTGATCTCAGCCGGAATGGCTTCTCAG GACCAATGCCAGTTGTGAACTCGACGACTTTGAAAATGTTGAATCTCTCTTCAAATATGCTGACAGGTTCATTACCATCTACTGTTGGTAAGTGTACCTCAGTTGATCTGAGTGGCAACCTGCTTACTGGGGAACTAGCTATTTTGCGTTCTTGGGATGGTATAGTGGAGGGGATTGACTTGAGTTCAAACAAACTGGAGGGCAGCTACCCGAATGATGTCTCTCAGTTTCAGAACTTAGTTTCTCTGAAGCTGAGGAACAATTCGTTGTCAGGATCCGTCCCTTCGGTGTTGGGAACCTATCAAAAGTTATCCTTCCTTGATCTCAGTCTTAATGCACTTGGGGGACCTGTTTTGCCTGTTTTTATCCTATCGCCTACTTTGACAGTGTTGAACCTTTCTGGAAACAACTTCTCTGGGATTATTCCATTTCAGAGCCCTCATTCAACAGAGTCAATAATGCTATCTTCTCAACCTGCTCTTAAGATTGTTGATTTGTCCAGTAATTCTTTATCTGGTCAGTTGCCACCAGAAATTTCTAACTTGCAAAGGCTTGAGTCCCTTAGTCTTGCGATGAATGAGTTGTCTGGGGAGATACCAGATGAGATAAACAAGCTTCAAGGATTGGAGtatgttgatctatctcataACCACTTCACTGGCAGAATTCCTGATATGCCTCAGACTGGTTTGAAGATGTTCAATGTATCTTACAATGATCTACGGGGAACACTTCCTAAAAGTGTTGAAAAGTTCCCCTTATCTTGCTTTAAACCTGGAAATGACTTCTTAATTTTCCCCGATGGTCTGCCTACTGGAAATATCAATGATCCTGGAGTTGCGCAGAGTCAGGCATCTCAGGGTCATGGACATAAGGCTGGTGTTAAAGTTGCGCTCATAGTTGGCTGCATTGGAGCTGTCTTGCTTGTGGTCTTCATTGCATTGGCAATCTATGTAGTGAGGTCTCAAGAGCTTTGTGGAAGAAACGGATTTAGAGGCCAGCTTACTATCAGAGATCTGAAAGTGGGGAAATTAAGCCGTCCAAACCTATTCAAGACTCCAAAAGATAATGTTATGCCAACGAAGACAAGTTTCTCGAATGATCACCTCTTAACATCTGCAGCTCGATCAATGTCTGCTCAGAAAGAATTATTGGCTGAGGCTGCTGTCGAGTATGGGTATGCTGATCCAAAGGAAGCTGTTGAGTCCACAAGCTCTGGTGTGGCTGGGACCTCAGCCGCAGTCTCTGCTCGGGAATCTTCTCCAAGGTCCGCTTTGCCGTCATCGCCACATTTTGCTGATTCTAGATTCCATGAGGAACCTGTGACTTTTGAAGTGTACTCACCAGACCGGTTGGTTGGAGAACTGATATTCCTAGACAGCAATCTAGTGTTCACACCGGAAGACCTGTCCCGTGCTCCAGCAGAGGTTCTTGGAAGGAGCAGTCATGGCACAACGTACAAGGCAGCACTACAAAGCGGGCATGTCCTGACTGTGAAATGGCTGCGTGTTGGTCTTGTAAAGCATAAAAAGGAGTTCACTAAGGAGATAAAAAGGATCGGCACCATCAGGCATCCGAATATAGTTTCATGGAGAGCGTTCTATTGGGGTCCTAAGGAGCAAGAAAGATTAATCATTTCTGACTATGTCAACGGTGATAGCTTGGCGCTATACCTTTACG AGTCTACTCCTAGAAGATATTCCCGTCTGTCAGTTTGTCAGCGGTTGAAAATTGCAATTGATCTAGCTCGTTGCCTCCAGTTCCTACACCATGAGAAGGGCCTGCCTCATGGCAACCTAAAGCCCACCAATATATTCTTGACTGGTCCTGACCTCTCTCCGAAGCTGGTCGATTACTGTTTGCATCGGTTCACGACTTCAAGCGGCATCGCCGAGCAAATACTGAATCTAGGAGCACTAGGGTACCGAGCTCCAGAGCTGGCTACCGCAGCCAAGCCTATGCCGTCGTTCAAGGCCGACGTGTACGCATTTGGCGTGGTCGTCCTGGAGATGTTGACGCGGAAGAGCGCCGGGGACATCATCTCGGGGCAGTCGGGCGCGGTCGACCTGACGGACTGGGTGCAGATGTGCAACCGGGAAGGGCGGGGCACCGACTGCTTCGACCGGGACATCGCGGGGCTGGAGGAGTCCCCGCGGGTGATGGACGAGCTGCTCGCGATCTCGCTTAGGTGTATTCTTCCTGTAAATGAGAGGCCTAACATGAAGACCGTCTGTGACGACCTGTGCTCCATAACCGCGTGA